TTTTGCTGTGAACGTCAAAGGCATGTATTTCTGCGCGCGAGCTGTGGCGCCTCACATCAAGCAAGGAGCAATCGTCAATCTCGGCAGTATTGCCGGACAGACCGGTCTCGGCTCATCGCTTCCTTATGCGGTATCCAAAGCCGCGGTTCACGGGCTAACCAAATCACTGGCCCGCGCTTTAGCACCGAATATCCGAGTCAACTGCATCGTGCCGGGAGCGGTCTCCACAAGGTGGTGGACGGGGCGGGAAGCACAGATGCAGCGCTTAGCCCCTAATCTCCTCTTGCAGCGTATTTCTACGCCCGAGGATATCGCCACAATGATATGTGCAGCCTTGGAGCAAGAAGCTATGACAGGACAATTGATTACCGTT
Above is a genomic segment from Paenibacillus sp. HWE-109 containing:
- a CDS encoding SDR family NAD(P)-dependent oxidoreductase, with translation MNLKGKVAIVTGGGTGIGRAACLALAERGVAVAVNYSRSKEEAEATAALINSNGGRALAVQADVSQDLQVREMVAYVVKHFGSIDLLVNNASITRHIPFDDLEAATEEVWDDLFAVNVKGMYFCARAVAPHIKQGAIVNLGSIAGQTGLGSSLPYAVSKAAVHGLTKSLARALAPNIRVNCIVPGAVSTRWWTGREAQMQRLAPNLLLQRISTPEDIATMICAALEQEAMTGQLITVDSGQTL